The genome window TGtacaattttaggagttaaagaaCTCTTATATTGATCAAGCACACATCCCCCGGTGCTAAGTGCAGACTCTGAAGCAACCGTAGAAACCGGTATAGCTAACACATCTCTGGCAATTTTTGAAAGAGTGGGAAATCTAGGGCTGTTCACTTTCCACCACAATAAAGTATCAAAATCTTCAACAAATTCCTCATTAGCCTCAGCTAGATATTTATCCAACTCAGATGTTTTATCCTCACCACAAATTTCCAACTCACGCTTTTTATACAAAGCTTGCATtctccttttcattttttgttgtggTTCACCGAAAGAAACATGTGTTGGCACACTCGATTGGCTACAAGTACTATgaagtggaggcttatactcgtcaaacaattcatacaaagattccttcaattttttcatcatttcacAAGCTTTTTCAGAACTAGACATTTCACTAAGTGCAAATTCAAGATACTTTGGTTTTTGTCTAGGATctaaaacaaatgcaacaaaCATAAGCAAATTCATCTTATCAATATCACCCCAATACTTATCATACTTCTCTTTCATCTTGATGGTCATAACATTGAAATCAATATTACTATTTAACTGAGCATCTCgtaaaagaatatcaatttcggaaagctcatcaaaaaaattattggacGTGACATATGAAGTGCCAGATATACGCAAAGTGACTCCATAAAAGTGTTCCAAGAAATCCCTCAAGTTTCTAACATTATCCCAATCATCCACACTAGGCCAACCCTCTCCCTTTCAAGTTCAAATTTCTAAAGTTTGTATCttgctcctcaaatctctcaaaaGCTATCTCAAAGTTCTGAGCAGTGTCTAACATTAAGTAGGTCGAGTTCCACCTAGTACAAACATCAAGACACAACATCTTCTTGCACTCtatcttttccaccacaacacaCTCGTTAAACTTTTGTAATCTAGCTGGAGATTGTCTCACATATCTAACAGCCCCCCAACACATTCAACAGatttattcatttcctttaagccttcaacaacaatcaaattcacaatgTGTGCCATGCATCTCATATGAAgatattttccattttgaacTAAACCCCCTCGAGggttaaatttctttctcaaataaccAATAGCAATATCATTTGAACTTGTATTATCAACAGTAACAGTAAGTAACTTATCAATCCCCCAATTCAACAAGCATTTCTCAATCACCATCCCAATGGACTCACCCTTATGACTAGAAATTggacaaaagtttaaaatctttttattcaatttccaatcgTTATCAATAAAGTGAGCAgtgatacacaaataattaactctTTGCAAAGAAGTCCATATGTCAGTAGTTAAGCAAACTCTAGAAcaagaacttctcaaaagttGTTTTATCTTGACCCTTTCATCTAAATACAATTGATAAACATCCCTAGTCATAGTAGTTCATGAAGGAATATGAAACCTAGGACATGccacaaacataaatttcttaaaaccttCACTTTCAACAAACTTGAAAGGTAATTCATCAATCAGAATCATTTGTGCTAATCCTTTCCTACATGCTTCTTGATCAAATCTCCAAGTTGAAAGATTCCCTTCCCCCCCTTCAACTCCCTTTCTAGGTAAAACTAGTTGTCCTTGACTAGTGTCAACAACATTACTAGGATTTTTCTTACATGAACCACTATGATATTTCAATGACCCTGtaccattttttttcatatcacaACAAAATTCCTTATCACAATAATTACATTTAGCCTTACTTGCACCCTCACTATTAATAAACTTAGTGAAGTGAGACCAAACTTCTGACCTTTGAGGAGGGGCTTTTCTTTTCCCGGACGTAGTCCCCTTTGTTTGGATTGAAGCTCTAACCCCCGATTTTCAGAATCTACCGAAATAGGAGGTGTAACACTACGCTTAATAGATGTTAGTTCGGTTGACATTCtgcaagaaaaaaatatataataaattaatcagCATAATGTATCAAATAGATAAACACTCagtatttcttaaaaattataaattccaaCACTCAATATTTAATAAGTATCCATGCATCAATCACGTTTAACCAATcactaattattataattaaataattaattcctCGCATAAACCATTGCAATTTGCATGACTTTAGAACCTAATAATGATGCGAATACATTTAAAAAGGATCTATATTGTAATTCATCAAGAAagcctattttatttttatttttattatttgatagtacCATTGTTTTTTCTTGTGGAGTTGAATGAACAAACTAAAGTTAAACTGTAATTATTTGTAATAGCAATTAAACAAGTGGACGAGCAAAAATCCTTATTGGTTGAGATGATAACGACAACATTAAaaagttcaatttttattcttttagggagtttatgttttattctgtcttcctataatttcattttatttcttttataatgtttggttttttattcttttatttaatttattacatattttatttttaaattaaattaatagttttaccgccttcaaatttatattgtcgtattacaatatatttaatttattttatataaattataattctattgcaatataacaataattttGGGAAGATCTATAActgtcaaaaatcaaaataacaattaaaattttatgccaaTTATGTCACTGCCTCAATAGTAAACTTGTGTGGGTTTCTTAATTGTCACCACGTTTTGGGTTTAATTCTTTTGTTTGTAAACCTTTTCTCCTCTCAGCTATTATAATGTATTTGttcatttgtataaaaaattaattgtgaatcttatatcattttaaaatattttattattatgttattaattattaaaagctTAAATACTTAAAATCGTCATATATATTTAACCTAAaagatcaaataaatatatgtgtatttataATGGTTTAAGTGCGTTTTCAGCCTAACCCATTATTTACAGCATTATCTTAGAGCCTTAATTAATTcctcaataaaaataattgaaaatgttaGCCTCTTCAACCCTTAGCCTATCAACCTCCTCCGTCAAACCTGGataatttttccctataaataACAGTTTTGCATGGCCTTAAggtttaaactttaaacaaaTAAGCTACATTACATACAATCTCTGCAATGTCTTCTTCAAGAGTTGTCTCCTTTGTTTACCTATTAGCCCTTACTTTCATTGTCCAAACAGCTTTTGGAGCTGACcctcttttccatttttttccattagaaaaaaaaaacgaataCTATCTATATCAGTCAACTACAGACCCATTcaagaaattggaaaaaaaaaagaaagggaaatttGAAGAAAGCAAACCTGGCCCTGGGTCTTGGTATTGCCTATTGGTGTGGTGGTCCGACACTCTGACTCGACGACTCCGACGTAAGAGAAATAGTGTGTGAGTGAAAGTTTAAGTGTGTGATTTAGGGTGGGATTCGACTGAGATTGAGAGGAAGGAATGATTTACGGCTAGGGGGGTTGGGTGTTAAGTGTGTGAGTGAAaattgaaagtgaaagtgaaagtaGAGAAGGGGTAGTAGTTGGGCTGTGCTGAGAAATCAGAAATGGACATTGGACAGCAGCCAGCAGGTTTAAATTTGGGCTGGGTTTAGGCCCTATGCTGTTAATTTCGgtttacccaaattttttttggttaaccGGTCTGTTTCGAACCGATTTAATCGTTAAccaaacaaaccaaaaaaatttaaccgacccccgaccgaatTTTTTCTGTTCACCGATCGATTAATCGAACTCGGTCGGTTAACTGAAAAATTTCAGTTTTAACCGAATAATGCATAGCCCTATATGGCGCATGCATTTGAGTTCCCTGAGTACCCAAATATAATACCTTCTTACCGATTGGCAACAAATTTCGAATCGAAAGAGTTGTTCATAGGCCAACAATTCACAAACAAGGAGGATTGTGTATTTGCCATCAAGCGGTATAACATGAAGGTGTCGGTGGACTATGAAGTCACTGTatctaattcaaaattatatgttggggagtgttggagGTTTGCAGAAGGGCGCAACTGACGGGTATTAGCTGCATTTATCCAGATGTCACAACTGTGAGAGGTCTgaaaatttgttgggcctcATACATGCATTGCTGCACATATGACGCAAGACCATCAGAGACTTGATGCGAAAACAATCTGTAACTGCATTATGTTTGTATTACCCCAATTTGGTAGGTTATAAGTTTTGACACGTACCTAAAAAAATTGTGTGGCGCGGTTCTATCCTCCAATTGTTTCTTATGGAATATAGATTTGGGCGCATAAACGAAGTCAGGATATTAAGTAATGATTTATCTGAGAAAGTGGAGTCATAAGGAGAAAATTCAAGTAAGAGAAATTTGTAAGTTAAATTAACGCCAAGGGTGATGTCCGCCAAGTTTGTTTAAGTTTCTGTGCTGATCATGTTGTAAGTATTCAAGATAAGATACAAGGTGATTTAGTTAGAAGTTAACTGGATTGAGTAATGGAGTAACTAAAATATTGGACCTTCACTTATGTCTTTCTCAGAGGCTATAGGCTATTAtagggaaaattttgaaagaatgtgACACGTGTCAAATTCCAATAAGGACTTAGgctgtatatatatttgtattcaggataagtgtgggggagttatcttctccatttttcaaaaagtgcTATTATTCGACTCTTAAGGAACTGTAAGCATTTCTTCCTTCCTTAAGCTGGAAGTTACGATTCTGGGTTGTTATGAAAAGATGATTTGTGTTTGGGTAAGTTTTATGACTCtgtatgttatgttatgaaAGACTAAGTCTGTAAGAGTGCATGAACAGTAAGACGAAGAAGTAAAGCTTTACATGGGGTCATCTGGGTCTGAGATGATGGTAAAGGTTATACAAATAAGTTTTAATGGTGTCCCTATATTTTATAAGTAGTGGTCTTTGCAGTTTCATATTGGATGTTGAATCTGGAGTTAAAGCCGTTATTCATGGATGTCCGGTGAGTCTCTAAACTGACTCTTACGTGGTATTgttcatacttttatatttgtagaataaattgaaaagtaatgTCGAGATCATGAAAGGTATAGTAAGTAAGCTAAGTGATTCCTTAAGGATATCTATGATCGAGTGAATATTTTTGAGAATAATATGTAAAGCTGATACAGAGTCTGATGAGTTTaagcatgtgtttgaatgatgtATGAGTAATGTAAGGTGAAGCATGATTGTActtgaatgtttgaaatgtatgttatgaAATGTGTGTTATATTGGTTTCTTATTGTGGATTAAGAAAATTGGGCTTAGTTTGTTTCGATGTATAAGTGTTTGCAAGTAAATATGTTTTGAAATCGAGCTCCAGCATTTGTTGTAGACTCAAAGATACATATGACATAGATTTAGTCTGGACTGGCAATCTATTGTTgctttaaaggtttagcctagattggtaac of Gossypium raimondii isolate GPD5lz chromosome 3, ASM2569854v1, whole genome shotgun sequence contains these proteins:
- the LOC105794152 gene encoding zinc finger BED domain-containing protein RICESLEEPER 3-like isoform X2 yields the protein MTIKMKEKYDKYWGDIDKMNLLMFVAFVLDPRQKPKYLEFALSEMSSSEKACEMMKKLKESLYELFDEYKPPLHSTCSQSSVPTHVSFGEPQQKMKRRMQALYKKRELEICGEDKTSELDKYLAEANEEFVEDFDTLLWWKVNSPRFPTLSKIARDVLAIPVSTVASESALSTGGCVLDQYKSSLTPKIVQALVCTQDWIRKSSSQEEIKKIEEQIQELDKIENDISWNALEPTLDS
- the LOC105794152 gene encoding zinc finger BED domain-containing protein RICESLEEPER 3-like isoform X1, encoding MTIKMKEKYDKYWGDIDKMNLLMFVAFVLDPRQKPKYLEFALSEMSSSEKACEMMKKLKESLYELFDEYKPPLHSTCSQSSVPTHVSFGEPQQKMKRRMQALYKKRELEICGEDKTSELDKYLAEANEEFVEDFDTLLWWKVNSPRFPTLSKIARDVLAIPVSTVASESALSTGGCVLDQYKSSLTPKIVQALVCTQDWIRKSSSQEEIKKIEEQIQELDKIENGLMQMEIFWRDEMDINGEY